One window of the Macaca thibetana thibetana isolate TM-01 chromosome 1, ASM2454274v1, whole genome shotgun sequence genome contains the following:
- the LOC126942546 gene encoding uncharacterized protein LOC126942546: MGIREFPSGAPRGKSIAVGMRRSPDVSPRRLSDISPQLRQLKYLVVDEAIKEDLKWSRSVEDLTSGPVGLTSIEERILRITGYYGYQPWAASCKSKTPLRSFPRPPVRLVTIVTAASGSACSEASSHPLPPCLLIQTQVCNFEEEAWRRSSPGPLRLSDAFSYTPSSPTHRISLYPYPSTSKCWGHSYVADRGKQIRNSEYPGQCSFPADQKVSQGPGSGLTRLSWRY, from the exons ATGGGGATCCGAGAGTTTCCCAGCGGCGCACCCAGGGGAAAGAGCATCGCTGT TGGCATGAGGCGGTCACCGGACGTCAGCCCCCGGAGACTGTCCGATATCAGCCCCCAGCTCCGGCAGCTCAAGTACTTGGTGGTGGACGAGGCGATTAAGGAGGATCTGAAATGGTCGCGCTCCGTGGAAGATCTCACCAGCGGGCCCGTGGGGCTCACGTCCATCGAGGAGCGGATCCTGCGCATCACTGGCTACTATGGCTACCAGCCCTGGGCAGCGAGCTGCAAAAGTAAGACCCCCCTCCGGTCATTTCCTCGTCCACCGGTCCGTCTCGTTACCATTGTCACAGCAGCCTCGGGGAGCGCATGCAGTGAGGCGTCCAGCCACCCCCTCCCGCCCTGCCTGCTGATACAGACCCAGGTTTGCAACTTTGAGGAAGAGGCCTGGAGACGGAGTTCTCCTGGACCTCTGAGGCTTTCTGATGCGTTCTCTTACACTCCTTCTTCTCCCACACACAGGATCTCTCTGTATCCTTATCCCTCCACCTCCAAATGTTGGGGACACTCTTATGTGGCAGACCGTGGGAAACAAATCAGAAACTCAGAGTATCCCGGACAGTGTAGCTTCCCCGCGGATCAGAAAGTCTCACAGGGTCCTGGGTCAGGTCTCACCAGGCTCAGCTGGAGATACTGA